CTCCGTCGATACCCAGATCCAAACTCAGGCGGCGGAGGCTGCTCAAATTCTGATCTCCGGCCGGATCCGAAATCCGGTTGATGTGAATGCTCATATGCCGGCCTCCGGCCATGCCCAGATCCAAACTCCTCAGGAGGCTGCTCGAATTCAGGTCTTCGGCCATAATCAGATTCAAATTCGGATCCGGGTCGTCCGAAATCCGGCTTGCGTCCATGACCAGATTCGAATTGCTCATATTCAGGTTTCCTTCCATAGTCACCAGATCCAGCACCAAAAGCAGGTGCAGGTTCGAATCGTCCAGGTCGGGGCTTGGGTTTAAGATAGCTACTGTATTCAGTTTCAAGAGCTTCGTCGGCATAAGCTAAGTGCGCGTAACCGGAAGAGAAATCGGGACGTGCATAATCAAAGTCGCCATCGGAGGGTGTAGCGGAAGGGTAGCAAGTCTCATCGGAGGGTTCCAAAGGACGACCGTAAGTTAGGTCAAGATTGTATCCACCACCGTAAGGCGTCGGATCAAATTCGTCGAACTCGTCAACGTCATCTTCGCCACCCCTCGAGTAGTACGGCATCTTTTCACTTAACTGTCGAAAGGAAAAAGTTGCTGCTGAAAATGAGCAAAATGGTGAGAAGTCTGCACTGAGGGTAAGCTGTTTAAATAGATAAATACAGGAGAGCTTGAATATAGGATCATAAGATTAGACAGCGACATCCATGGCAGGGATTTAGGAATTGAATAAAAACGGCTGCGTTTTGAGGGGAAACAGAGAATTGATtgatttttatcttaatttaataatgattattattaaattgccATTGCCGACAAGACGATGATGTCATGTTCATATTTGGGTTTGGTCTGAATTATCAAAATGTGGAAGATGCATTGAGCAACGTCTTTTGGGTTTTAGGCTTGCTTGCATGACTAAGGCTCAAAACGGGTTTCTGAAATTTTGGGAGTAGAGTAACTACAATTCTAGTGGACATACCTCCCATGTCCTTTGCTTTTCTagctttttattcatttttcctTCTTAGGACTTGGTTTGGACTTTGGGTTTTgcggacttttttttttttatgtttgtagAATAGTATTGAGGAAGTAAATATTGTAAATACTGGTTCCGTCGGTATTGCTCATCTTTATGGTCTTGATGAAGTAATAGTAGGTGAATTAGTAAAATTTGAAGAGGGTATTATAGGCATTGccctaaatttaaaatgaaataatgttGGTGTATATTTGATGATACAAGAGGGAAATTCTGTAAAAGCAACAGAAAAAATTGCTTAGATACCAGTGAGTGAAGTTTATGTTCCACCTTTATAAGccaaattcaaataaaatcattttttatattactattattaattttaaatataaaaatatatttattaagacAGTCGGAATGAATACGGGCAAATTATTATCTAATTTCAACTcaacttatatatttttacttttttataccatttcaagttttctatattattattttaaaattaaaaatataaaatctaaagAGATCTACAATAATGAAAATTACACCTCACCTCTCTATACTATCCCCAAATTTATGAGTTTGTTTAATTAGCAAATGAAATGTCTTAATTTAATTACATTCTGAGGTGTATTTTAAGTATACCTACATATTATGTAGTATTAAAGTATGATTGTATTTAGttcattttacttaaaaaaaataggtgaattaatttttatatattaaattaaagagtaaattagttatttttattaaaaaattgatctATTTATATCGTTAAAAATTGTCGTGAGTAATAGAATAACTAGAAAGTAACACGTGGTACACTATATGTACCATATACTGATGTACAAAatctaatttttaacaataaaaatcgataaaatttttaaccCAACAAACACTTTACTCTTTTATAGAggttaattttctttcttttttttttttgtcaaagggGAAAATGCAATTCAATCCCAGTAAAGGGGCCTCTTtgttatttttacccaattttcGTATAATTTCTTCAGGCATAATGACGGGCATAAACTACAGACACTAATCATACTAAGAGTTCAGGAAACTTGAACAGAGCCCCCATTATAACCACATGCTTTATCTACGTGTCAGCCACAGGCTTTGAAATTCCCAAAACTAATCACACTATCTGCGTGTCTTTATCATTACCCCCCCTACACGGAAAAGTAAAACGATAACCGTAAGAGACCAAAACCGCTGTCGTTTTGTCgtcttttatttaaaatgaaaggaGAAATTTGGAAAAGCCACCACTGAGGATCGATCGATCATCTTCCTTTCAGGTTTTCTCATACTCTCtctaatttcttctctttttttccttaaaattttcgaTTATTCTTTTAgcttatgtttaattttattttacaaattttcagtAGAATTTAAGgggaattttttttggaaaataacTTAAAAGATGAGTGAAGTTTTCGAAGGATATGAACGGCAGTATTGCGAGCTATCTGCGAATCTTTCCAAGAAGTGTACGGCTGCTGTTGCTCTTACTGGAGGTTACAATTCAAATCTTTATACGGATAAACctcttttttgaattatttttgttaatttctttatttttttgctcCTAATTGCGGATATGTGGTTGCATAATTCGTTATCTTCTTTCTAATTTGGCGTGAGGATTCTactgattttttttccttttttcagaTTTATGCTCTGATTACAGattgtatttga
The Gossypium hirsutum isolate 1008001.06 chromosome A07, Gossypium_hirsutum_v2.1, whole genome shotgun sequence genome window above contains:
- the LOC107955505 gene encoding uncharacterized protein At5g39570 yields the protein MPYYSRGGEDDVDEFDEFDPTPYGGGYNLDLTYGRPLEPSDETCYPSATPSDGDFDYARPDFSSGYAHLAYADEALETEYSSYLKPKPRPGRFEPAPAFGAGSGDYGRKPEYEQFESGHGRKPDFGRPGSEFESDYGRRPEFEQPPEEFGSGHGRRPAYEHSHQPDFGSGRRSEFEQPPPPEFGSGYRRRPEFEQPPPPEFESGYGRRPEYGEQESEYRSEYSRKPEHGEYGSEYGRRPSYGEPESEYGSGYGRKAEYEGGGSEYGTGYGQRTEGEYGSGYGGRTETEYGSGYERKPSYGRSEEEEEGYRKPSYGRSEEEEEGYRKPSYGRSEEEGYGRKKHGDDDSDDDDEEKRHHHRYKHHHHKRHDDYDD